A portion of the Streptomyces sp. NBC_00376 genome contains these proteins:
- the hemA gene encoding 5-aminolevulinate synthase, which produces MNKHLDFFAREMEEFGARRREFLEIGRRAGRFPSAVARQGQDGTDVEISVWCSNDYLGMGQNPFVLEAMKNAVDAFGAGSGGSRNIGGTNHYHVLLENELAALHGKEEALIFPSGFTANDGALTVLAGRAPGTLVFSDELNHASIIDGLRHSGAEKRIFRHNDMAHLEELLAAADPERPKLIVLESVYSMSGDIAPLAGTAALARRYGATTFIDEVHAVGMYGPQGAGIAAREGIADEFTVVMGTLAKGFGTAGGYIAGPAALIDAVRNFSRGFIFTTSIPPATAAGALAAVQHLRSSERERTRLAANAGLLHRLLNERDIPFVSDQSHIVSVFVGDDGLCRQASALLLERHGIYVQPINAPSVRAGEEILRVAPSATHTTGDVEKFAEAVDGIWRDLGIPRAQERAGR; this is translated from the coding sequence ATGAACAAGCACCTGGACTTCTTCGCGCGCGAGATGGAGGAATTCGGCGCCCGGCGCCGGGAGTTCCTGGAGATCGGCCGACGCGCCGGCCGGTTCCCGAGTGCCGTGGCGCGGCAGGGGCAGGACGGCACCGACGTGGAGATCAGCGTCTGGTGCAGCAACGACTACCTGGGCATGGGCCAGAACCCGTTCGTCCTGGAAGCCATGAAGAACGCCGTCGACGCCTTCGGCGCCGGATCCGGCGGCTCCCGCAACATCGGTGGCACCAACCACTACCACGTCCTGCTGGAGAACGAGCTGGCGGCGCTGCACGGCAAGGAGGAGGCGCTGATCTTCCCCTCCGGCTTCACGGCCAACGACGGTGCGCTGACCGTGCTGGCGGGCCGGGCGCCCGGCACCCTCGTCTTCTCCGACGAGCTGAACCACGCCTCGATCATCGACGGGCTGCGCCACTCCGGGGCCGAGAAGCGGATCTTCCGCCACAACGACATGGCGCACCTGGAGGAACTGCTGGCCGCCGCGGACCCGGAGCGGCCCAAGCTGATCGTGCTGGAGTCGGTGTACTCGATGTCCGGCGACATCGCACCGCTCGCCGGGACAGCCGCTCTGGCCCGCCGTTACGGGGCGACCACCTTCATCGACGAGGTGCACGCGGTCGGCATGTACGGCCCGCAGGGCGCGGGCATCGCCGCCCGCGAAGGCATCGCCGACGAGTTCACCGTGGTCATGGGCACCCTGGCCAAGGGCTTCGGTACCGCAGGCGGCTACATCGCCGGTCCCGCCGCGCTGATCGATGCCGTCCGCAACTTCTCCCGCGGCTTCATCTTCACCACCTCCATCCCGCCGGCCACCGCCGCGGGCGCCCTCGCGGCCGTCCAGCACCTGCGCTCCTCCGAGCGGGAGCGCACCCGGCTCGCGGCCAACGCCGGTCTGCTGCACCGGCTGCTCAATGAGCGGGACATCCCGTTCGTCTCGGACCAGTCGCACATCGTGTCCGTCTTCGTCGGCGACGACGGCCTGTGCCGGCAGGCATCCGCCCTGCTGCTGGAGCGGCACGGGATCTACGTCCAGCCGATCAACGCGCCGAGTGTGCGGGCCGGCGAGGAGATCCTCCGGGTCGCCCCGTCCGCCACCCACACCACGGGCGACGTGGAGAAGTTCGCCGAGGCGGTCGACGGCATCTGGCGGGACCTCGGCATCCCGCGCGCGCAGGAGCGGGCCGGGCGCTGA